The following coding sequences lie in one Lolium perenne isolate Kyuss_39 chromosome 2, Kyuss_2.0, whole genome shotgun sequence genomic window:
- the LOC127337152 gene encoding transcription factor SRM1, with product MAAEEASSSSGGEEGSGSGAMSMPGSASGTWTREQEKAFENALATLPDPDDEAAMWDAIAAAVPGKTPEEVRRHYELLVEDVDGIEAGRVPLLVYAGPDDAAGSGGGGGKKGSGVDKGSSKSAEQERRKGIAWTEDEHRLFLLGLEKYGKGDWRSISRNFVISRTPTQVASHAQKYFIRLNSMNRERRRSSIHDITSVNGEASAAQGPITGTNGQAAVPAKSPKQPAQTVNPPPGVDAFGTTIGQPVGGPLVSAVGTPVTLPVSAPPHMAYGMHAPVPGTVVPRAPINIPYPMPPPSSR from the exons atggcggcggaggaggcgagcagcagcagcggcggcgaggAGGGCTCCGGGTCCGGCGCCATGTCCATGCCCGGCTCCGCCTCCGGCACGTGGACGCGGGAGCAGGAGAAGGCGTTCGAGAACGCGCTGGCCACGCTGCCGGATCCGGACGACGAGGCCGCCATGTGggacgccatcgccgccgccgtcccGGGCAAGACGCCGGAGGAGGTCCGGCGCCACTACGAGCTGCTCGTCGAGGACGTCGACGGCATCGAGGCCGGCCGCGTGCCGCTGCTCGTCTACGCCGGGCCCGACGACGCCGCGGGCTCCGGGGGCGGGGGAGGGAAGAAGGGCTCGGGCGTCGACAAGGGCTCGTCCAAGTCCGCCGAGCAGGAGCGCCGGAAGGGGATCGCCTGGACCGAGGACGAGCACAG ATTGTTCCTTCTTGGACTGGAAAAGTATGGCAAAGGTGACTGGAGGAGCATCTCAAGAAACTTTGTGATCTCAAGGACACCCACTCAGGTTGCTAGCCATGCACAGAAGTACTTCATCCGCCTGAACTCAATGAACAGAGAGAGGCGGCGATCAAGCATACATGACATCACCAGCGTGAACGGAGAGGCATCAGCCGCCCAGGGGCCAATCACAGGCACAAACGGTCAGGCAGCAGTTCCCGCGAAGTCCCCCAAGCAACCTGCACAGACAGTAAACCCGCCGCCAGGCGTTGACGCCTTTGGTACCACGATCGGGCAGCCGGTCGGCGGCCCCCTTGTGTCCGCCGTAGGTACCCCCGTCACACTCCCTGTCTCTGCTCCGCCCCACATGGCCTACGGCATGCATGCCCCAGTCCCAGGAACGGTGGTGCCCCGCGCTCCGATCAACATACCCTACCCGATGCCGCCCCCCTCGTCCCGATGA
- the LOC127330868 gene encoding uncharacterized protein — MDEHDVMDQHRHVHAKHLHVHQQHHHDLGLQLHVLEIERQLQFLFDHQLHRAICSSCSFSLHIYTHYILWVLFCRLKISECKSNNIINVGFVDPDKIHVETVKHKREETGGNLLRFLGQQYFCDSILFPYNYDFHWILLDIQPDKGIVEVKDPLSRGLDGFQDLQKLLQVAWQALKNVHKEITFAKKLTFNPVPCPQQPQGTNLCGYYVCESIRMLTTEKQNRNKFDVDFMRDRLQPKEHALGIAEELAGLLVREVINNKGLFSPDSCSTSK; from the exons ATGGACGAGCACGACGTCATGGACCAGCATCGCCATGTCCACGCGAAGCACCTCCACGTCCACCAGCAACATCACCACGACCTGGGGTTGCAGCTCCACGTCCTGGAGATCGAGAGGCAGCTCCAATTTCTGTTTGATCATCAGCTACACCGTGCGATCTGCAG ttcatgttcgttttcattgcatatatatactcattatatcttatgggttctcttttgcagactgaagatcagtgagtgcaaaagtaataatattatcaatgttgggtttgttgacccagataaaatacatgttgaaacggtgaagcataaacgcgaagaaacggggggaaacctactaaggtttttggggcagcaatatttctgtgattcaatattgtttccttacaactacga cttccactggattctactagacattcaacctgataagggaatagttgaagtaaaagacccactgagtagaggcctggacgggttccaggacttgcagaagttgctccaagt ggcttggcaagctttgaagaatgttcataaggagattacctttgcaaagaagctaacatttaatcctgtaccgtgcccccagcagccacaagggacgaatctatgtggatactacgtttgcgagtccattcgcatgttaaccactgagaagcagaacagaaataaattcgac gtcgacttcatgcgggacagactccaaccaaaggaacacgcactaggaatcgcggaggaactggcgggacttttggttagagaagtcataaacaacaaaggcttgtttagtccagatagttgttctacctccaaatag